The Candidatus Micropelagos thuwalensis genome has a window encoding:
- the gap gene encoding type I glyceraldehyde-3-phosphate dehydrogenase: protein MTINIAINGFGRIGRMVLRSLIENNVKGVNVVALNDLGSLESNIHLFKHDSIHGNFTTPIRQLKSGLKIGKQNITCFSERDPANLPWEKLNIDIVLECTGIFTSREGASKHLKAGAKKVLISAPGSEVDLTVVYGVNHKKIKPKHTIISNASCTTNCLAPIAKVLNDKFGIVRGHMTTIHAYTGDQNLLDTIHKDSRRARGAALSMVPTSTGAAKAIGQVLPELSGRLEGTAVRVPVPNVSVIDFVVELKKTISIDDINIEMTKASKGPMKGILGINSDPLVSCDFNHNSHSSIFDTTQTQLVGKKMARVVSWYDNEWGFANRMLDVAKAMRKN, encoded by the coding sequence ATGACAATAAACATTGCTATTAACGGGTTTGGCCGCATTGGTCGCATGGTGCTTCGAAGCCTAATTGAGAATAATGTTAAGGGCGTAAACGTTGTTGCGCTAAACGACCTCGGGTCTTTGGAAAGCAACATTCACCTTTTCAAACACGATAGCATTCATGGCAATTTCACCACGCCGATTAGACAATTAAAATCCGGATTAAAAATTGGAAAACAAAATATTACTTGTTTTTCCGAGCGCGACCCCGCCAACCTCCCATGGGAAAAGTTAAATATTGATATTGTGCTGGAGTGCACTGGTATTTTTACATCTCGTGAGGGCGCCTCTAAACATCTAAAGGCAGGTGCTAAGAAAGTACTTATCTCTGCCCCGGGTTCAGAAGTCGATTTAACAGTTGTGTATGGTGTTAATCATAAAAAAATTAAACCCAAGCATACGATAATCTCTAATGCGTCATGCACCACAAACTGTCTCGCGCCAATTGCCAAAGTACTTAATGACAAATTCGGTATCGTTAGGGGGCATATGACCACAATTCATGCCTATACTGGGGATCAAAACTTGCTGGATACGATACATAAAGACTCACGCCGCGCGCGAGGGGCTGCCCTATCTATGGTGCCAACCTCTACAGGTGCTGCAAAAGCGATTGGTCAGGTTTTACCGGAGCTTTCAGGCCGATTAGAAGGTACGGCAGTCCGTGTCCCGGTGCCGAATGTATCGGTTATTGATTTCGTTGTTGAATTAAAGAAAACCATCAGCATTGATGATATTAATATCGAAATGACCAAAGCATCCAAAGGGCCAATGAAAGGCATTCTGGGTATTAATTCAGACCCGCTGGTCTCTTGTGATTTTAATCATAACTCTCATTCGTCAATTTTCGACACAACCCAAACTCAATTAGTCGGCAAAAAAATGGCACGCGTTGTGAGTTGGTATGACAATGAATGGGGCTTCGCAAACAGAATGCTGGATGTAGCAAAAGCAATGAGAAAAAATTAA
- a CDS encoding cupin-like domain-containing protein yields the protein MSFQQIIELSSKDPDVMREGFQSGRPFIVRQLHSDWLLVKKGRESETALKKYLHECSLKRDFVYAIGEPEQNGKIFYNKDMGVNFVERKAALKTVLGYFDEIREAEEDVALYLSSLEIHKYFENLLTETPSYLNEDQYRAGLWIGNKIQVPLHNDFPNNVACVIGGRRKFTLIPPNQFENLYVGPIDFTPAGRAVSMVDLQNPDLDKYPKFAVALEHALTAELSPGDIIYIPSMWWHAVEGLDDFNVMLNFWWRENPTFLGGPDAAMKLAIATIRDLPHPEKQHWKQLFEYYIFNNSEENTAHIPEKSKGVLSRINSDLARKIKSYLLEVLS from the coding sequence ATGTCTTTTCAACAAATAATTGAACTGTCTTCAAAAGACCCTGATGTAATGAGAGAGGGATTTCAATCTGGACGTCCTTTTATTGTTCGTCAACTACATAGCGACTGGTTATTAGTTAAAAAGGGCAGAGAGTCAGAAACTGCACTAAAAAAGTATCTTCATGAATGCAGTTTAAAACGTGACTTTGTTTATGCGATTGGCGAGCCGGAGCAAAACGGTAAGATATTTTATAATAAAGATATGGGGGTAAATTTTGTTGAACGAAAAGCAGCCCTTAAAACAGTATTAGGTTATTTTGACGAAATCCGTGAAGCAGAAGAGGATGTAGCACTTTATCTAAGCTCATTAGAAATTCACAAATATTTTGAAAATTTGCTTACTGAGACACCTTCATATCTAAATGAAGATCAATATCGTGCAGGTTTGTGGATTGGAAATAAGATTCAGGTCCCATTGCATAATGATTTTCCCAATAATGTAGCTTGCGTAATTGGCGGGCGAAGAAAGTTTACGCTTATCCCTCCAAATCAATTTGAAAACCTTTATGTTGGGCCTATTGATTTTACACCTGCTGGACGCGCAGTAAGTATGGTTGATTTGCAAAATCCTGATTTGGATAAATATCCAAAATTTGCAGTGGCATTAGAGCATGCCCTTACAGCCGAACTTTCACCTGGAGATATCATCTATATACCGAGTATGTGGTGGCATGCGGTTGAAGGATTGGATGATTTTAATGTCATGTTAAATTTTTGGTGGCGAGAAAACCCAACATTTCTTGGTGGTCCTGACGCAGCAATGAAATTAGCTATCGCGACAATACGCGATTTGCCGCACCCAGAAAAACAACACTGGAAGCAATTATTCGAGTATTATATATTTAACAATTCTGAAGAGAATACGGCTCATATTCCTGAAAAAAGCAAGGGTGTGTTGAGCAGAATAAATTCAGATTTAGCGCGTAAAATTAAGAGTTATTTACTGGAGGTTTTAAGCTAA
- a CDS encoding glycoside hydrolase family 16 protein, protein MIKNSHFIAFLVLMWILPANSEASDVVGWELVWSDEFDGEKLDISKWTYDVDCWGGGNNERQCYTDREENVKLEDGFLKITALKKRSKGYSVPQIARDGYIPNPTSSKKFEKKRQAYTSGRISTRGKQAWQYGRFEARMKLPMGQGMWPAFWMLPEEWRYGGWAASGEIDIMEAINLSASCPECEVGREDRVYGTLHFGGAAPNNIQKGKNISLSAPVDGFHVYALEWSEGRMDWYVDGQQFSTLTSAEWSTIPKKGNPSAHAPFDHPFHMILNLAVGGKWPEENNDVGYITQSFPKQFIVDWVRVYECGSDKRTGKGCHKN, encoded by the coding sequence TTGATAAAAAACTCTCATTTCATCGCATTTTTAGTCTTGATGTGGATTTTACCAGCAAATTCTGAGGCCTCGGATGTGGTTGGTTGGGAGCTCGTCTGGTCGGATGAATTTGACGGTGAGAAATTGGATATTTCCAAATGGACTTATGATGTTGATTGTTGGGGTGGTGGTAATAATGAGCGTCAATGCTACACGGATAGAGAAGAAAATGTGAAATTAGAAGATGGTTTTTTGAAGATTACTGCGCTCAAAAAACGATCTAAGGGGTATTCAGTTCCGCAGATTGCGCGTGATGGATATATTCCTAATCCAACAAGCAGTAAAAAATTTGAAAAAAAACGACAGGCCTATACTTCAGGACGGATTTCAACGCGTGGCAAACAAGCTTGGCAATATGGGCGTTTTGAGGCCAGAATGAAATTGCCAATGGGACAGGGCATGTGGCCGGCTTTTTGGATGTTACCTGAAGAGTGGCGTTACGGTGGCTGGGCTGCATCCGGTGAAATTGATATTATGGAGGCGATTAATCTATCTGCGTCATGCCCTGAATGTGAAGTCGGACGTGAAGATCGCGTCTATGGTACTTTGCATTTTGGAGGTGCTGCGCCAAATAATATTCAAAAAGGCAAAAATATTTCATTGTCTGCACCTGTAGATGGTTTTCATGTGTATGCTCTTGAGTGGAGCGAGGGCAGGATGGACTGGTATGTGGATGGTCAGCAATTCTCAACATTAACTTCTGCAGAATGGTCAACCATACCCAAAAAAGGTAATCCCAGTGCGCATGCCCCCTTTGATCATCCGTTTCATATGATTTTGAATCTTGCTGTTGGTGGTAAATGGCCCGAAGAGAACAATGATGTTGGCTACATAACACAATCATTTCCAAAGCAATTTATCGTGGACTGGGTACGTGTTTATGAATGTGGAAGCGACAAAAGAACCGGAAAAGGTTGCCACAAAAACTAA
- a CDS encoding SLC5 family protein produces the protein MDYAILIVTLVTILFLGLAGKKKHDTLEDFFLGSRNLNWLKIGASLFATNFSASALVGITGAAYLTGIAIYNYEWIGILALIFMAIVLYKMLLGSGVFTISEYLKKRYDHRVTIFYSIFMIFMIIFIDLAGALYVGGLILSSLIPSLSVSNVILLAVIFSGVYVLAGGLAAISRTDSLQFLIIIAGSITVAYFSFASIRLLDDFQAGLPPESFSLIRSLDDRAVPWPGLITGIPILCAYFWFANQNMLQWGLSAKSLRDAQFGLIFTGFLKLSVFFILVIPGVFAAVLFPGIAEPDRVYLILLTELLPAGALGLAMTGLVAALLSNTDSSLHAATTIFTLDLVRRRKPNLNDKQLIFISRTFTLVIMIVSAFWAREIDKFDTLFEYVQSTLSYSIAPLVTVYVGGIFLNALRQTQLFFHYLSVLPAH, from the coding sequence GTGGATTACGCAATTTTGATTGTTACGCTTGTAACGATTTTGTTTTTGGGTCTTGCAGGTAAAAAGAAACACGACACGCTTGAGGATTTTTTTCTCGGTAGCCGAAATTTAAATTGGCTTAAAATTGGCGCCTCTCTTTTTGCCACAAATTTCTCTGCTTCGGCCTTGGTTGGAATTACCGGTGCTGCTTATCTGACAGGCATAGCCATTTATAATTATGAGTGGATTGGTATTCTGGCTCTGATTTTTATGGCTATCGTCCTCTACAAGATGCTCTTGGGTAGCGGTGTGTTCACCATTTCTGAATATTTGAAAAAGCGATATGACCACCGTGTAACGATATTTTATTCAATCTTCATGATTTTCATGATTATTTTTATCGATCTGGCAGGGGCGCTTTATGTTGGCGGGTTGATTTTAAGCTCGTTAATCCCGTCGCTTTCTGTGAGCAATGTAATTCTATTGGCTGTTATTTTTTCAGGTGTTTATGTTTTGGCGGGCGGATTGGCAGCTATTTCTAGAACGGACTCATTACAGTTTTTGATTATTATTGCTGGCTCTATCACTGTTGCTTATTTTTCATTTGCTTCTATTCGGTTGCTTGATGATTTTCAGGCAGGATTACCGCCGGAAAGTTTTTCTTTAATTCGTTCTTTAGATGATCGTGCCGTGCCATGGCCAGGTCTCATAACAGGCATACCAATATTATGTGCTTATTTTTGGTTTGCTAATCAAAACATGTTGCAATGGGGGTTGAGTGCTAAAAGTTTGCGCGATGCGCAATTCGGATTGATTTTTACGGGTTTTTTGAAGCTCTCTGTTTTTTTTATTCTCGTTATACCGGGTGTCTTTGCGGCGGTCTTATTTCCTGGTATTGCCGAGCCAGACAGGGTTTATCTTATTTTGCTAACTGAATTATTGCCTGCCGGGGCGTTAGGCTTGGCTATGACAGGGCTTGTGGCGGCTTTGCTGTCTAACACTGACTCATCTCTTCATGCCGCAACAACAATCTTTACACTTGATCTAGTCAGGCGTCGAAAGCCAAATCTTAATGATAAGCAGCTCATTTTTATCAGTCGCACTTTTACCCTAGTCATCATGATTGTCAGTGCATTCTGGGCACGTGAGATAGATAAATTCGATACGCTATTTGAGTATGTGCAAAGCACTTTGTCCTATTCTATTGCGCCTCTTGTGACAGTATATGTCGGCGGTATTTTTTTAAACGCATTACGCCAAACGCAGCTTTTTTTTCATTACTTATCGGTATTGCCTGCTCACTAA
- a CDS encoding ADP-ribosylglycohydrolase family protein produces MLADTPIGSRLIVIDRAVYADRMEGFWLGANIGNWTGRITEMDKIGGEGIHGNFYTREDWGKPDLPSIWGEGKPSDISPVIDFVLLAPGEVWGSDDDTDIEYMYQEYLFQNGLTKLSGEDVRQAWITHIYDEQYPTPYGQADGVFENYLWVSNQRAHELMLQGVTPPETSRPDLNPHWEMIDAQLTTEIFGLFAPAHPSLALELAKMPIQTTARGEAALAAEFYVVMHALALSPSLKKMKRKDALFSMAEQARALLPEGSYTAGMFDFVKADYDRGIQWEEARDRLYERYQIQQADGYDMTSRNLYCNGCFAAGINFGASLISLFYGEGDFKKTVKIGTLAGWDSDNPTATWAGLLGFMLGKVELEKIFGRQLSSEYYIHRTRKGFGNNGFDNFSAMAKKSVSIVDKIVEQKLNGSVDIIRNAWVFKIP; encoded by the coding sequence GTGCTCGCAGATACGCCTATCGGTTCTCGGCTAATCGTTATTGACCGCGCTGTTTATGCCGATCGCATGGAAGGTTTTTGGCTTGGGGCAAATATTGGAAACTGGACAGGCCGTATCACGGAAATGGATAAAATTGGCGGTGAGGGTATACATGGAAATTTTTACACGCGTGAAGACTGGGGCAAGCCTGATCTTCCGAGCATTTGGGGTGAGGGTAAGCCAAGTGATATTTCGCCAGTAATTGATTTTGTGTTGCTTGCGCCTGGCGAGGTCTGGGGGTCTGACGATGATACGGATATTGAATATATGTATCAGGAATATCTATTTCAAAACGGGCTGACAAAATTGTCAGGAGAAGATGTGAGGCAGGCATGGATTACACATATTTACGATGAACAATATCCAACCCCCTATGGTCAGGCGGATGGCGTGTTTGAAAATTATCTTTGGGTCTCCAATCAACGTGCGCATGAATTGATGTTACAGGGAGTGACGCCTCCAGAAACAAGCCGACCTGATTTAAACCCGCATTGGGAGATGATTGACGCACAACTTACAACTGAAATTTTTGGTTTGTTCGCACCAGCTCATCCTTCACTCGCTTTGGAGTTGGCGAAGATGCCAATTCAGACAACTGCGCGAGGGGAAGCGGCGCTTGCAGCAGAATTCTATGTCGTGATGCACGCACTTGCGTTATCACCTTCACTCAAGAAAATGAAAAGAAAAGATGCTTTGTTCAGTATGGCTGAGCAGGCGCGTGCTTTATTACCTGAAGGTTCCTATACTGCCGGTATGTTTGATTTTGTGAAAGCTGATTATGATCGGGGTATTCAATGGGAAGAGGCTAGGGATAGACTCTATGAGCGGTATCAAATTCAACAAGCTGATGGATATGATATGACGTCGCGAAATTTGTATTGTAACGGCTGCTTTGCGGCTGGCATTAATTTTGGCGCGAGTTTGATTAGTCTTTTTTATGGAGAAGGTGACTTCAAGAAGACCGTTAAAATTGGTACTTTAGCTGGTTGGGACTCTGATAACCCGACAGCTACTTGGGCAGGTTTATTAGGATTTATGTTGGGCAAAGTGGAGCTTGAAAAAATATTCGGAAGACAACTTTCTTCCGAATATTACATTCATCGAACTAGAAAAGGCTTTGGAAATAATGGATTTGATAATTTCTCCGCCATGGCTAAAAAGTCTGTGAGTATAGTCGATAAAATTGTTGAACAAAAACTTAATGGATCTGTTGATATTATTAGAAATGCATGGGTATTTAAAATCCCATAA
- a CDS encoding glucokinase — MILVGDIGGTNARFAIAIETDNRQIVISDYEKFKTREFNQFDELLEKFVHGIKHKPQKAILAVAGPVKDGKAKFTNQNWLVDNKLIEEKCHISSVDIVNDFAAMAMAVPKVGEEGFIEINRGEAHANAPILVSGPGTGFGSCILVPQGTSWRTLACEGGHSLFSPRDDTQIEIVKILQHDNPNVSVENFCGGKGLNNLARAVCELQGYSYQELSPHEILEKSEKGEEPYTTICTIRAEAIMSSLANMALVTGARGGVIIAGGVAKHLVNFLSSESALEAFTSVWPHNDMLKNIPIKLLIEPTAPLLGAAAFGFDGN; from the coding sequence ATGATACTTGTGGGAGACATCGGGGGAACAAATGCGCGCTTTGCAATCGCAATAGAAACCGACAACAGACAAATCGTTATCAGTGATTATGAAAAATTCAAAACCCGTGAGTTCAACCAATTTGATGAGCTCCTTGAAAAATTTGTTCACGGCATCAAACACAAACCTCAAAAAGCTATTCTGGCTGTTGCCGGTCCGGTGAAAGATGGTAAGGCCAAATTTACCAATCAAAACTGGCTGGTTGATAACAAACTGATTGAAGAAAAATGCCATATTTCCTCAGTAGATATCGTTAATGATTTCGCCGCCATGGCAATGGCTGTGCCGAAAGTTGGCGAAGAGGGCTTTATAGAAATCAATCGCGGCGAAGCGCATGCCAACGCCCCTATTCTTGTGTCTGGCCCCGGTACGGGCTTCGGATCTTGTATACTTGTGCCACAAGGCACTTCATGGCGAACTCTAGCCTGTGAAGGCGGACACAGCCTATTTAGCCCGCGAGATGACACACAAATTGAAATTGTTAAAATCCTGCAGCATGATAATCCAAATGTATCAGTAGAGAATTTTTGCGGTGGCAAGGGGCTTAATAATCTCGCACGTGCAGTCTGTGAACTTCAGGGGTATAGCTACCAAGAACTCAGTCCTCATGAAATCCTAGAGAAGTCAGAGAAAGGCGAAGAACCATATACCACGATATGCACCATACGTGCTGAAGCAATCATGTCATCTCTCGCTAATATGGCGCTCGTGACTGGGGCACGCGGGGGTGTGATTATTGCCGGTGGTGTTGCCAAGCACTTAGTTAATTTTTTATCTTCAGAAAGTGCTCTTGAAGCATTTACTTCTGTATGGCCACATAATGACATGTTGAAAAATATACCGATTAAATTACTCATCGAACCAACAGCTCCCCTGTTAGGGGCTGCAGCCTTTGGCTTTGACGGAAATTAA
- a CDS encoding tryptophan halogenase family protein, translating to MTLTMSAENEFKLRKIVIAGGGTAGWMAAAALSKTLGELVDIKLIESEQIGTVGVGEATIPPIITFHRMLDIPENEFMRETQATFKLGISFENWRVDGEKYIHSFGTTGKDHWTSGFQHFWLNGLKRGHKTSYDDYCLELKAALDNKFSHLPNEGMSYAFHLDSSRYAKFLRRFSEKNGVERVEGKINKVNLNGETGFISSLDIDDGTTLEGDIFIDCTGFRGLLIGEALGIEFEDWTDHLPCNGAIAVQTESTQPAVPYTRSIAHEAGWQWRIPLQHRTGNGIVYCNDFLDENGALDKLLQTVEGKTITDPNFIKFRAGTRKKQWHKNCIAVGLSSGFMEPLESTSIHLIQRNILRFIRMMPYNEISQRDIDEFNNQADWDMETIRDFLVLHYIANERDDPFWKMCADINLTDSLNQKIELFRETGRVFRQNEELFAENSWIQVMMGQGIMPVSHHPIASKMTDQELNTFLKTIREGVEKTVKGLPMHHDYVKQYCGVKEIA from the coding sequence ATGACTTTGACTATGTCAGCAGAAAATGAATTTAAACTGCGTAAGATTGTTATTGCCGGTGGGGGAACTGCCGGTTGGATGGCGGCTGCGGCATTATCAAAAACCCTCGGAGAATTAGTAGATATTAAGCTCATTGAGTCTGAACAGATAGGTACAGTAGGGGTTGGCGAGGCAACAATTCCTCCGATTATTACTTTTCATAGGATGCTGGATATTCCTGAAAATGAATTCATGCGTGAAACTCAAGCAACATTTAAGCTTGGTATTAGCTTCGAAAATTGGCGTGTGGATGGTGAAAAATATATTCACTCATTCGGGACAACTGGAAAAGATCATTGGACAAGCGGCTTTCAACATTTTTGGTTGAATGGGCTAAAAAGAGGTCACAAAACTTCTTACGATGATTATTGTCTTGAGCTTAAGGCGGCGTTGGATAATAAATTTTCACACCTTCCTAATGAAGGTATGAGTTATGCCTTCCATCTTGACTCTTCACGATATGCAAAATTTTTAAGGCGTTTCTCCGAGAAGAACGGTGTGGAACGTGTTGAGGGAAAAATTAATAAAGTAAACCTCAATGGTGAAACTGGGTTTATCAGCTCTCTTGATATTGATGATGGCACTACCCTTGAGGGGGATATTTTTATCGACTGTACAGGCTTTAGGGGTTTGTTGATTGGTGAGGCATTGGGTATTGAGTTTGAGGATTGGACAGATCATTTACCTTGTAATGGTGCAATAGCTGTTCAAACGGAGTCCACTCAGCCAGCTGTTCCTTACACGCGTTCAATTGCTCATGAAGCTGGCTGGCAGTGGCGTATTCCACTTCAGCACAGAACCGGCAATGGTATTGTTTATTGTAATGATTTTCTGGATGAAAACGGAGCACTTGATAAATTATTGCAGACTGTAGAGGGCAAAACCATCACGGATCCGAATTTCATCAAATTCCGGGCTGGCACACGTAAAAAGCAATGGCATAAAAACTGTATTGCGGTTGGACTTTCTAGTGGTTTTATGGAACCGTTAGAGTCCACAAGTATTCATCTTATTCAGCGCAATATTTTGCGGTTTATTCGGATGATGCCCTACAATGAAATTTCACAGCGTGATATTGATGAATTTAATAATCAGGCTGATTGGGATATGGAAACCATACGAGATTTCCTAGTCTTGCACTACATTGCAAATGAACGAGATGACCCTTTTTGGAAAATGTGCGCTGATATTAATTTAACTGACAGCTTAAATCAAAAAATTGAGCTCTTTAGAGAGACAGGTAGAGTTTTCCGACAAAATGAAGAGTTATTCGCTGAAAATTCATGGATTCAGGTAATGATGGGGCAGGGTATTATGCCTGTGTCACATCACCCCATTGCATCAAAAATGACAGATCAAGAACTAAACACTTTTTTGAAAACTATCAGGGAAGGCGTTGAAAAAACTGTCAAAGGTCTTCCAATGCATCATGATTATGTAAAACAATATTGTGGTGTAAAAGAAATTGCATAG
- the eda gene encoding bifunctional 4-hydroxy-2-oxoglutarate aldolase/2-dehydro-3-deoxy-phosphogluconate aldolase, which produces MNMTELNKILDAIKTKPIVPVLTIYNLDHAVPLADAFAAAHINTLEITFRSEHAAAAIKKIKAERPEMIVGAGTVINAQNCQTAIDCGSDFVVTPGITKELLTALSNMPIPAIPGITSVSEAMVTLEKGFTYQKLFPASIAGGPSFLKSIHAPLPQINFMPSGGISQKNAVDYLSLNNVFCVCGTWMVDKEMVAQESWGQLTNYIKQHASL; this is translated from the coding sequence ATGAACATGACAGAACTCAACAAAATACTTGATGCCATAAAAACCAAACCGATTGTTCCAGTGTTAACCATCTATAATCTTGACCATGCCGTCCCTCTCGCTGACGCTTTTGCAGCGGCGCATATTAACACATTGGAAATAACCTTCAGAAGTGAACATGCTGCTGCCGCTATAAAGAAAATCAAAGCTGAGCGTCCAGAGATGATTGTTGGTGCAGGGACAGTGATTAATGCACAGAATTGCCAAACCGCTATTGATTGCGGTAGCGACTTTGTCGTCACGCCTGGCATTACCAAAGAACTACTCACAGCTTTATCCAATATGCCCATCCCTGCCATTCCCGGTATAACAAGCGTTAGCGAAGCAATGGTCACATTGGAAAAAGGGTTTACATATCAAAAACTATTCCCTGCCAGCATTGCAGGCGGTCCAAGTTTTTTAAAATCAATTCACGCACCTTTGCCACAAATCAACTTCATGCCGTCAGGCGGCATCTCCCAAAAAAATGCGGTAGATTATTTATCTCTCAATAATGTTTTTTGTGTCTGCGGCACTTGGATGGTGGATAAAGAAATGGTCGCGCAGGAAAGCTGGGGTCAGCTTACCAATTACATAAAGCAACACGCCTCACTCTAA
- a CDS encoding SapC family protein has product MSNVEILTKEKHQNLKLKKNKDAYLGIGNSVCVTFPIEFRNIQSHYPIFFQKNPDGEDFSSVALLGLEPKENLFVTQDGWDCGYVPLALDVQPFVIGRDSENENDGRVFIDLDSPLIAGDDEENGIAIFDEMGAESEYLKNTVKNMEMLHFGFESGKGYVDWLVKYDLLEPFVLDVSLQDQSLNRLTGFQTINEERFKELEDELLLEMRSKGYLMPTFMILASMASVTGLIERKNRQL; this is encoded by the coding sequence ATGTCAAATGTAGAAATCTTAACTAAGGAAAAACACCAAAATCTAAAACTTAAAAAAAATAAAGATGCCTATCTAGGTATTGGGAATAGCGTATGTGTTACTTTTCCTATTGAGTTTAGAAATATTCAGTCTCATTATCCTATATTTTTTCAAAAAAATCCGGATGGTGAAGACTTTTCTTCGGTAGCCCTTCTAGGTCTAGAGCCGAAAGAAAATTTATTCGTAACGCAAGATGGTTGGGATTGTGGGTATGTTCCTTTGGCCTTAGATGTTCAGCCATTTGTTATTGGTCGTGATAGTGAAAATGAAAATGATGGACGCGTCTTTATTGATTTGGATAGTCCTTTAATTGCTGGTGATGATGAGGAAAATGGTATCGCTATCTTTGATGAAATGGGTGCTGAGTCTGAATATCTAAAAAATACAGTTAAAAATATGGAAATGCTACATTTTGGCTTTGAAAGCGGAAAAGGCTATGTGGATTGGCTGGTCAAATATGATTTGTTAGAACCATTCGTACTAGATGTTTCTCTTCAAGATCAATCTTTGAATAGGCTAACAGGTTTTCAAACTATTAACGAGGAACGGTTTAAAGAACTTGAAGATGAGTTGTTGCTCGAAATGCGAAGCAAAGGTTATTTAATGCCTACTTTTATGATTTTGGCTTCTATGGCGAGTGTTACCGGATTAATAGAAAGAAAAAACCGTCAACTATAA